A single region of the Xiphias gladius isolate SHS-SW01 ecotype Sanya breed wild chromosome 17, ASM1685928v1, whole genome shotgun sequence genome encodes:
- the rom1a gene encoding rod outer segment membrane protein 1a, with protein sequence MVVMKMKFPFQKRVKLAQGLWILSWCATMAGAVTFSLGCILKLELRRRAEVMDNTDIHVVPNTLMIVGLASLGINYFSSKICQDALDAGRFPRWKNFLKPYFAVSCFFTVLMLLAVIMSYAMKGSLESSLKVGLRNGIRFYKDTDTPGRCFQKQNIDRLQMQFQCCGNSDYRDWFEVQWISNRYLDFSSKEVKDRIKSNVDGRYLVDGVPFSCCNPSSPRPCIQYQLTNNSAHYNYEYQTEELNIYLRGCREALVNYYMGLMNTIGGGVLSIFLLQGSVLVSLRFLQTAMEAVAGKENTEIETEGYLLEKSVKDTIMEYIDPVLKFLLLTNKVEEGTPAEGATT encoded by the exons ATGGtggtgatgaaaatgaaattcccCTTTCAGAAAAGGGTGAAGCTAGCCCAGGGACTGTGGATTCTCTCCTGGTGTGCCACAATGGCTGGGGCTGTAACCTTCAGCCTGGGGTGCATCCTTAAGTTGGAGCTCCGCCGGAGGGCAGAG GTGATGGATAACACAGACATACATGTTGTGCCCAATACACTCATGATAGTTGGTCTGGCCTCCTTGGGTATCAACTACTTTTCATCAAAGATCTGTCAGGATGCCCTGGATGCTGGGCGATTTCCTCGCTGGAAGAACTTCTTGAAGCCCTACTTTGCTGTCTCGTGTTTCTTCACTGTCCTCATGCTGCTAGCTGTCATCATGAGCTATGCAATGAAGGGCAGTCTGGAGTCTTCTCTGAAGGTTGGCTTGAGGAACGGCATCCGCTTCTACAAGGACACAGACACCCCGGGCCGCTGCTTCCAGAAACAGAACATTGATCGCCTGCAGATGCAGTTTCAGTGTTGTGGAAACAGTGACTACAGGGACTGGTTTGAGGTCCAGTGGATCAGCAACCGCTACCTTGATTTCAGCTCTAAGGAAGTGAAAGA CCGCATCAAGAGCAATGTGGATGGCCGTTACTTGGTAGATGGTGTCCCATTCAGCTGCTGCAACCCCAGCTCTCCACGGCCATGCATCCAGTATCAACTCACCAACAACTCAGCTCACTACAACTACGAATACCAGACAGAGGAGCTCAACATCTACCTCCGAGGCTGCAGAGAGGCCCTGGTCAACTACTATATGGGTCTGATGAACACCATTGGGGGTGGAGTGCTGTCAATCTTCCTTTTACAG GGTTCTGTGCTGGTAAGCTTGCGGTTCCTGCAGACCGCAATGGAAGCAGTGGCAGGGAAGGAAAATACCGAAATCGAGACAGAAGGGTACCTGCTGGAAAAAAGCGTGAAAGACACCATCATGGAGTACATCGACCCTGTGCTGAAGTTCCTCCTGCTTACAAACAAGGTGGAAGAGGGCACTCCTGCAGAAGGAGCGACCACCTAA